The stretch of DNA CCCGCTTTTCTTCACTAAGTTCCGCGACGGTGCTGACCGTGACATTTTGTTTATGCAACAGCTTTTTAAGCGATCTCCAGCAGCGGTCTTGTTCAGACTTAATCTTACGCGCGCGCTTGGCAATTTTTTGCAATTGCCGCACAGGCGTATAACCGCTGACGCCAGGTGTCTCCATCCCAGCCAATACTTGCGTGCGCAGACCTGCCACACGCACCATGTAAAATTCATCCAAATTAGACGCAGATATAGATAAAAACCGGACGCGTTCCATTAACGGCACAGAGGCATTGCGGGCTTCTTGCAAAACGCGGCTGTTAAAAAACAACCATGATAATTCACGGTCAAAATAACGGCTATTAGCGGTGAGTTTCATGCCCGTGATATGACAGAGTATATGGCGCGCGGCAAGGCTGTGCTTGCGCCAAAGGCGGCAGTTTAAGCGGCGCTCGCTTGAGTATTAATCGACACAAAGACGCTGGATAAATCGGGCGCAGCACGTAAGCGCGCCCGCATATCTTCGCGGCGAAGGCGGCGCGAGAACTGCGCCAAAGCCCGCAAATGCGCCCCGCCTGCATCCTTTGGCGCCACGAGCAACACCACAAGGTCAACGGGAATATCATCAATTGATTCGTAATCAATCGGTGTTTCCAACCGCGCAAAGACAGCGTGGACTGTATCGATATTATCAAGGCGCGCATGGGGCAGCGCCACGCCAGACCCAACGCCGGTGGAGCCAAGGCGTTCACGGTCCATTATGGCGTGGACGACATCGCGCGCGGACATATCTTTATCCGCCACCGCGGGGAGTTTCACCAAACGCTCTGCCATAAATTGAAACAGCTGCTTTTTAGATGTTGGCGCGATGTCAAGCATCACGCCGTCCTGTGTCAGATAATTGTCAAGACTCATCGTATCATCCAAAGTCAGTCAGCGAAGCGGCCTCAAAGGCACGTAGGTCTGAGCCTTATGATTAGCCCATTTTTCACGCGTGGTAACGATATTATCCTCTCGGGTCAATCACCCCGCTGTGGACAAATGGTCTTAAACAGCGACCGCGCCGCAAACTTAATCTTTGGGATCAATCCAGCCGATATTGCCATCGGGGCGTTTGAATACGACATTAATACGGCCATGCTTGGCATTATTAAAAATCACGACGCCATTATCAGCAAGACCGAGTTCGAGTGCCGCCATGCCCGGCGTCATCGTGCGTACAGGACGGGATTGCTCGGAAATAATCATGGGTTCACTCGGGCCGCCAATTTCGCCGTCATCACTGTCCAGGTCATCATCTGTAATCGGATTTTCCAACACAAACATAGACATCGCACTCGCTTTGGCTTCGGCTTTGCTTTGGGCTTGGTGGTCTTTTAAGCGGCGCTTATAACGGCGAAGACGCTTTTCCATATGCTCTAGCGCCTCGTCCGTGGCCGCATAAGCTTCTTGCGCATTTCCGGTGGATTCCATCGTCGCACCCGACGGTAAATGCACCGAGCACACCGTTCGAAATCCTGTGCCTTCGCGGCTGACCGAGACATGGGCCTCGCCCTCTCGGTGGATATACTTGTCCATCATTTCGTCAAATCGTTCGTTGATACGGGCATTAAGGGCGGGTGACACGTCGAGATTTTTAGAGACGATTTGGATTTGCATAAAATATCCTTTTTTTGAGTTATATCCAACCATAGCACAAATTTTAGACTTGGGCAGACCGAAACTTATATTTTTGACTTGCAGCAAATTAAAGCCGTCCATCTAAAATGCTTATATGCCCTCTAACCCACTGATTTGACGTTAAAAAATTGTTAACCATGATGAAGACCTTTTAACGCCTCTGTCAGTATGCGGTCATAATGGGGGCGTTATAGATTGGGTTATAAGCAGTCCTATGCCTCCCCCAACACGGCCTAGGAGAAAGGTGATAATTATGACCCACTCTATAGTAACGACGCAGACCATCATGCGCGCGCCGCTCTCACAATTTCGTAGCACAACGCCCCATGTGTTATTTGGACAAAAGCTGACCGAGGTGAAAGCGATGGCACGTTCGATCCAACGTCACGGTTTGTTATCGCCGCTGCTGGTATCGCGTCATAATGGGCGGCTTATTGTCATTGATGGTCGACTACGTCTCGCTGCACTGCGTCGCTTGCGCTTTCAAAAAGCTTTGCCGCGGGATTTAGAGACGATTCCCTATGTTTTAAACGCAGCCGCTGCCGCGCCTGTTATCAGCCTTTTATCCGCTCGCGATCTTTACTCTCACGTCACGACGTTAAAATCTAAAGGCCTTAGTATCGCCGCGATTGCGCAAACACTGTTCTTGCCTGGACAAACGATCAGCGATGTTTTGTCAGTATCGCGGCTGAGCCCTGTTTTAAAGCAAGCTTTTTTCAACGAACGCCTCAGCCTTGACCAAGTCAAAGCCTTTGCCGCCCTACCCCATCACGACGCGCAGGACCGCTTGCTGCAAATCTTAGGGCCATTTGCAACAGTCGATAGGATTATGAGCGCCATTGCCGACGGCATAGCCCAAGGCTGTGCCGTGATAGACCTCGGCGGTGATAATGTCGTGATTATGCCGTCCCGAACCCAAGACGCCCTTAAAATCGCGGCTTAAACAAGACCCGCAATGATGCTGTGTAAAAGCGCACTCATGCGGGGCTGACCGTCTTGCACTGTCTTCCAAATTTCCGCTTCTGATATATCGCTTTG from Fretibacter rubidus encodes:
- a CDS encoding PTS sugar transporter subunit IIA, encoding MSLDNYLTQDGVMLDIAPTSKKQLFQFMAERLVKLPAVADKDMSARDVVHAIMDRERLGSTGVGSGVALPHARLDNIDTVHAVFARLETPIDYESIDDIPVDLVVLLVAPKDAGGAHLRALAQFSRRLRREDMRARLRAAPDLSSVFVSINTQASAA
- a CDS encoding ParB/RepB/Spo0J family partition protein codes for the protein MTHSIVTTQTIMRAPLSQFRSTTPHVLFGQKLTEVKAMARSIQRHGLLSPLLVSRHNGRLIVIDGRLRLAALRRLRFQKALPRDLETIPYVLNAAAAAPVISLLSARDLYSHVTTLKSKGLSIAAIAQTLFLPGQTISDVLSVSRLSPVLKQAFFNERLSLDQVKAFAALPHHDAQDRLLQILGPFATVDRIMSAIADGIAQGCAVIDLGGDNVVIMPSRTQDALKIAA
- the hpf gene encoding ribosome hibernation-promoting factor, HPF/YfiA family codes for the protein MQIQIVSKNLDVSPALNARINERFDEMMDKYIHREGEAHVSVSREGTGFRTVCSVHLPSGATMESTGNAQEAYAATDEALEHMEKRLRRYKRRLKDHQAQSKAEAKASAMSMFVLENPITDDDLDSDDGEIGGPSEPMIISEQSRPVRTMTPGMAALELGLADNGVVIFNNAKHGRINVVFKRPDGNIGWIDPKD